From a region of the Macrobrachium nipponense isolate FS-2020 chromosome 3, ASM1510439v2, whole genome shotgun sequence genome:
- the LOC135222547 gene encoding uncharacterized protein LOC135222547 has product MESYKFWKDEGLSMGLSNKALLNFIEKKIKDSDECDERYAEREERALKIKFEENDKQRAHELDLQKIRGATSNTSHVTVVVDTTRPLPFCDTDDITAYLVRFEKVAVSLNWDRNSWSAQLASLLRGKALDIYTSLSDDVTSDYASLKEALLKGFKKTSEWYRTAFKTAKMDSKSTYEQYLNILFRNFDLWMNSLRITKDYKDLRNIIVCNQFMSTLPKEMRLFLKERKPRTPEDYSSLADTYASAHKCYPKDEQKSFRHNANVSSSSDKISMSEKPEKANSSRPGKISCYGCGQSGHISRNCPNKLPKKKSESSLEIGQVLDNTGVCGPMVCGTVNGTTVSTILRDTGCTGVVVSEDLIPDPGTNCSYSTLFDYLGRKDRFPIVKIYLKCNLFTGWVNAVWAPKKYCTVLLGNIPGVQDHNLFPLKNTDSSIEVNAVTRAQVKRRNIVHPLSLPEPFDIPIDHESFLREQQNCQALKYAREMSRSGDVKCCKNGLQ; this is encoded by the coding sequence ATGGAGTCTTATAAATTCTGGAAGGATGAAGGTTTGTCCATGGGACTCTCAAATAAAGCTCTTTTGAACTTTATAGAGAAGAAAATCAAAGATAGTGATGAGTGTGATGAAAGATATGCTGAAAGAGAAGAACGGGCTCTGAAGATTAAATTCgaagaaaatgataagcagaggGCACATGAACTTGATTTGCAAAAGATCAGAGGAGCAACATCTAACACTAGCCATGTGACAGTTGTTGTGGATACTACTAGACCTCTTCCTTTTTGTGATACTGATGATATCACCGCCTACCTAGTAAGGTTTGAAAAGGTAGCAGTTTCTCTCAACTGGGATCGGAACTCTTGGTCAGCTCAGTTAGCATCACTTTTAAGAGGAAAGGCATTAGATATCTACACGTCGCTCTCAGATGACGTTACGAGTGACTATGCATCATTGAAGGAAGCTCTTTTGAAAGGATTCAAGAAGACTAGTGAGTGGTACAGGACAGCATTTAAAACTGCAAAAATGGATTCCAAGAGCACATATGaacaatatttgaatatattatttcGAAATTTTGACTTGTGGATGAATAGTCTTAGGATAACTAAAGACTACAAAGATTTGAGAAACATTATAGTCTGTAATCAGTTCATGTCTACTTTACCTAAGGAAATGCGTCTTTTCCTTAAGGAGCGTAAACCTAGAACTCCAGAGGATTATTCATCATTGGCAGACACATATGCTTCAGCACACAAATGTTATCCTAAGGATGAGCAGAAGTCCTTTAGGCACAATGCTAATGTATCTAGTTCCAGTGACAAGATCAGTATGAGTGAGAAACCAGAGAAAGCTAATTCGTCACGTCCAGGTAAGATTTCATGTTACGGTTGTGGTCAGAGTGGACATATTTCAAGAAACTGTCCTAACAAGTTACCCAAAAAGAAATCTGAATCTTCTCTTGAGATAGGACAAGTTCTGGATAACACTGGAGTATGTGGACCTATGGTATGTGGAACAGTGAATGGTACTACAGTATCTACAATACTTAGAGATACAGGTTGTACAGGAGTAGTGGTATCAGAGGATTTAATTCCTGATCCTGGAACAAATTGTTCATATTCTACTCTTTTTGATTATTTGGGCAGGAAGGACAGATTCCCTATTGTCAagatttatttgaaatgtaatctcTTTACAGGTTGGGTTAATGCTGTTTGGGCTCCAAAAAAGTACTGTACTGTCTTATTAGGCAATATTCCAGGTGTTCAAGACCATAATTTGTTTCCTCTGAAAAATACGGATTCTTCCATAGAAGTAAATGCAGTAACAAGAGCACAGGTAAAAAGGAGAAATATTGTACACCCTCTTTCTTTACCAGAACCATTTGATATACCCATTGATCATGAATCTTTTCTTAGAGAACAGCAGAATTGCCAGGCTTTGAAATATGCAAGAGAAATGAGTCGGTCTGGTGATGTCAAATGTTGCAAGAATGGGTTGCAGTAA